One part of the Sander vitreus isolate 19-12246 chromosome 10, sanVit1, whole genome shotgun sequence genome encodes these proteins:
- the LOC144524608 gene encoding alpha-1,3-mannosyl-glycoprotein 4-beta-N-acetylglucosaminyltransferase B isoform X4 codes for MRLYSLRFGCVLVFACVASVTWIKSIPSDGGSTVLPEMQTLYQRLLLVEELGGQVSRDLSSLLEELRNTSKAANISHPISTTATTSSSIPTETIRQKTDHSGQQTFIQPNIYFYMPHLRQHPDSLLPNVVLGQGRRGVSLVLGIPTVKREKQSYLVSTLRSLLYSLTTMQQQDLLIIVFVAETDSNYVGSVAKSIRKNFSKEVQSGLLEVISPSQYYYPDFSGLRETFGDSKDRVKWRTKQNLDFSFLMLYAQDKGTYYVQLEDDVVAKAGYFNAMKTFANQQQQWLYLEFSQLGFIGKMFQSRDLPMIAEFFLMFHRDKPIDWLLDHILWVKVCNPEKDADPGHDLDCVSSSHSRKDCDRQKAQLRHRYKPSLFQHVGLHSSLPGKLQQLKDKDFGQQSLFEAHSNPAAELSSSLKHYQQHSLKRAYRGQDFFWALTPSKGDYILFNFTQPIHISRYLFRSGNIETSRDKFTNTTVEVLPSNPKTITR; via the exons ATGAGGCTTTACTCCCTCAGATTTGGATGTGTGCTGGTTTTTGCGTGTGTTGCGTCGGTTACTTGGATTAAATCGATTCCCAGTGATGGAG GCTCCACCGTGCTGCCAGAAATGCAGACCCTGTACCAGCGGCTGCTGCTGGTTGAGGAGTTGGGAGGGCAGGTCAGCAGAGATCTCAGCAGCCTCCTGGAAGAACTGAGGAACACATCCAAAGCTGCCAACATCAGCCATCCCATCAGTACCAccgccaccaccagcagcagcatcccCACAG AAACAATAAGACAGAAGACAGACCATTCAGGCCAACAGACCTTCATCCAGCCTAACATTTACTTCTACATGCCCCACCTCAGACAACATCCAGACAGCCTCCTACCCAACGTAGTGCTGGGACAGGGGCGCCGTGGAG TGTCCCTGGTGCTGGGCATTCCTACAGTGAAGCGTGAGAAGCAGAGCTACCTGGTCAGCACACTGCGCTCTCTGCTCTACAGCCTGACGACTATGCAGCAGCAAGATCTCCTCATAATTGTCTTTGTTGCTGAG ACGGACTCCAACTATGTGGGCAGCGTAGCAAAGAGCATCAGGAAGAA TTTTTCTAAAGAGGTGCAGTCCGGGCTGTTGGAGGTAATCTCTCCTTCTCAGTATTACTACCCCGACTTCTCGGGCCTCAGAGAGACCTTTGGAGACTCCAAGGACAGAGTCAA ATGGCGAACAAAGCAGAATCTGGACTTCAGCTTCCTCATGCTCTATGCTCAAGACAAAGGAACCTATTATGTTCAG TTAGAGGACGATGTTGTTGCAAAGGCAGGCTACTTCAACGCCATGAAGACCTTTGCCAACCAACAACAGCAATGGCTCTACTTGGAGTTCTCCCAGCTGGGGtttatag GAAAGATGTTTCAGAGCCGTGACCTCCCGATGATTGCAGAGTTCTTCCTGATGTTTCACAGAGACAAACCCATCGACTGGCTGCTGGATCACATCCTGTGGGTCAAAGTGTGCAACCCGGAGAAAGACGCA GACCCTGGACATGACCTGGATTGCGTCTCatcgtcacacagcagg AAAGACTGTGACAGACAGAAGGCGCAGCTCCGGCACAGATACAAGCCGTCCCTCTTCCAGCACGTGGGCCTTCACTCGTCTCTGCCGGGGAAGTTACAGCAGCTGAAG gataaGGACTTTGGCCAGCAATCTCTGTTCGAGGCCCACAGTAACCCAGCTGCAGAGCTGAGCAGCAGCCTGAAGCATTACCAACAGCACAGCCTGAAGCGGGCCTACAGAGGACAGGACTTCTTCTGGGCACTGACACCCAGCAAGGGGGACTACATCCTCTTCAACTTCACCCAGCCAATCCACATTTCCAg